From a region of the Puntigrus tetrazona isolate hp1 unplaced genomic scaffold, ASM1883169v1 S000000002, whole genome shotgun sequence genome:
- the si:ch73-1a9.3 gene encoding non-histone chromosomal protein HMG-like translates to MPKRSKANNDAEVTEPKRRSERLVNKPAPPKAEPKPKKAAAKPKKTKEPKEPKEEEKKEEVPAENGETKADEEASATEDADKKGEDGE, encoded by the exons GAGCAAA GCGAACAATGATGCTGAAGTCACTGAG CCTAAAAGAAGGTCGGAGAGGTTGGTAAAC aaacCTGCACCCCCAAAGGCAGAGCCCAAGCCAAAG AAGGCGGCTGCCAAACCTAAGAAAACAAAGGAACCCAAGGAGCccaaggaggaggagaagaaagaggagGTGCCCGCAGAAAACGGAGAAACAAAAGCTGACGAAGAG GCATCGGCAACGGAAGACGCCGACAAGAAGGGAGAAGACGGGGAATAA
- the mipepb gene encoding mitochondrial intermediate peptidase, which translates to MLGSRLLLQRSHALYGRSVNTWSAVGAAFNVQHQRSEHLQKNVGLFGVSELSSPAGFQMAQHQALREAEFLVRKARTHPPGAVTVETFDQLSDSLCRVADLADFIKVAHPDAAFREAAERTCVEIGTVVEKLNTNVDLCQSLKNLLENEAVLATLDSDTRRVAELFMFDFEISGIHLDESKRSKAVSLNVKLLDLYHEFLSGSHLPNAIDKQVLPEHIRNCFSIDGNRIQIAGLHADSPNELVREAAYKIFLYPNSSLLLCLDELLACRHELAALVGYESFAHRALKGTMAKTPETVMKFLKLLTEKLSDRTLRDFKMMKEMKKKTHSTNPEVMAWDHAYLSGAIRTEKFNIDPSVYSPYFSLGACMEGLNRLFIQLLGVSFQAEQPKMGELWSEDVRKLAVVHETEGLLGYIYCDFFRRPDKPHQDCHFTIRGGRLREDGVYQLPVVVLMLSLPPPSSKTPSLLTPSMVENLFHEMGHAMHSMLGRTQYQHVTGTRCSTDFAEVPSILMEYFASDYRVVSQFAKHYQTGEPLPESLVSRLCESKRVCSAADTQLQIFYAALDQVYHGIPQNRSTTDILREIQAKFYGLPYVNDTAWQLRFSHLVGYGAKYYSYLMSRAVASMVWRQCFLQDPFSREMGERYCREMLAHGGSKEPMLMVQGMLQKTPTIEDFVDALVLDLDTNVKSHA; encoded by the exons ATGCTCGGCTCGCGGCTCTTGCTGCAGCGCTCGCACGCGCTCTACGGACGCAGCGTCAACACATGGTCTGCTGTCGGAGCGGCGTTCAATGTTCAGCACCAACGATCTgaacatttacagaaaaatgtg GGTCTGTTTGGAGTATCAGAGCTCAGCAGTCCTGCCGGCTTCCAGATGGCTCAGCATCAGGCTCTCAGGGAAGCAGAGTTTCTGGTCCGCAAGGCTCGCACACATCCTCCTGGCGCCGTCACCGTGGAAACATTTGATCAGCTGTCCGACAGCTTATGCAGAGTCGCGGACCTG GCAGATTTCATCAAAGTGGCTCACCCGGATGCTGCGTTCCGGGAGGCGGCGGAAAGGACCTGCGTTGAAATCGGAACTGTTGTGGAAAA GCTCAATACAAATGTCGATTTGTGTCAGAGCCTGAAGAATTTACTGGAAAACGAGGCAGTTTTGGCCACTCTGGACTCAGACACAAG GAGAGTGGCAGAGCTCTTCATGTTCGATTTTGAGATCAGCGGAATACATCTGGATGAATCCAAG AGGAGCAAAGCGGTTTCTCTGAATGTGAAGCTGCTGGATCTTTACCACGAGTTTCTGAGTGGCTCTCACCTTCCAAATGCCATAGATAAGCAAGTTCTTCCCGAACACATCCGCAACTGCTTTTCCATCGATGGGAACCGCATTCAGATCGCCGGGTTGCATGCTGACTCTCCGAACGAGCTG GTGCGGGAAGCTGCGTATAAAATCTTTCTGTACCCCAACTCTAGTCTCTTGCTTTGTCTGGATGAGCTTTTGGCTTGTAGACACGAGCTGGCAGCGTTAGTGGGCTATGAGTCGTTTGCACACAGGGCTTTGAAAGGAACGATGGCTAAAACCCCAG AAACGGTGATGAAGTTTTTGAAGCTGCTTACCGAAAAGCTATCTGATAG AACATTAAGAGACTTCAAGATGATGAAggaaatgaagaagaaaacgCACTCGACAAAtcct GAAGTGATGGCGTGGGATCATGCGTACCTCAGCGGTGCCATACGAACGGAAAA GTTTAACATTGATCCCAGCGTCTACAGCCCATACTTCTCTCTGGGTGCCTGCATGGAGGGACTCAACCGTCTCTTCATACAGCTTCTGGGCGTTTCTTTTCAAGCGGAGCAGCCGAAGATGGGCGAACTGTGGAGCGAAGATGTCCGAAAGCTT GCTGTGGTCCATGAAACAGAGGGGCTGCTGGGATACATCTACTGTGATTTCTTCCGCAGACCTGATAAACCTCACCAG GACTGTCACTTCACCATCCGCGGTGGGCGGCTGAGGGAAGATGGTGTTTACCAGCTTCCTGTTGTGGTGCTGATGCTGAGTTTACCTCCACCCAGCAGCAAAACCCCATCTCTGCTTACCCCCTCTATGGTGGAGAACCTCTTCCATGAGATGGGACATGCCATGCACTCCATGTTAGGCAGGACACAATATCAGCATGTCACAG GAACCAGGTGCTCCACAGACTTTGCTGAAGTCCCGTCTATTCTGATGGAGTATTTCGCCTCAGATTATCGAGTTGTGAGCCAGTTTGCAAAACATTATCAGACTGGAGAG CCTCTTCCAGAGAGCCTAGTGTCCCGTTTATGTGAATCTAAGAGGGTTTGTAGTGCTGCTGACACTCAACTACAG ATATTCTATGCAGCTTTGGACCAGGTTTATCATGGAATACCACAAAACAGATCAACTACTGACATCCTCAGAGAAATACAGGCAAAATTTTACGGGTTACCATATGTTAATGACACG GCTTGGCAGCTGAGATTTAGTCACCTGGTCGGCTATGGTGCTAAATATTACTCCTACCTCATGTCCAGGGCAGTTGCCTCGATGGTGTGGAGGCAGTGCTTTCTACAGGACCCCTTCAGCAG GGAGATGGGAGAGCGTTACTGCAGAGAGATGCTCGCTCATGGAGGCAGTAAAGAGCCTATGCTGATGGtccaag GAATGCTGCAGAAAACCCCTACCATTGAAGACTTTGTTGATGCACTAGTGTTAGATCTTGATACAAATGTCAAATCCCATGCTTAG